The following are from one region of the Lepeophtheirus salmonis chromosome 8, UVic_Lsal_1.4, whole genome shotgun sequence genome:
- the Acat2 gene encoding acetyl-CoA acetyltransferase isoform X2 has protein sequence MGGLADMPAEALGSIVISSALSRCKIDPKDVSEVIMGQVLTAGQGQNPARKASVNAGIPLTVPAHGVSLVCGSGLKAVISGAQAIKCGDAEVVVAGGQESMSQSHHSLRLRGNFAHGNASFKDTMLIDGLTDIFEGYHMGITAENIVEKYGLSREAQDKFAYESQMKAKAAMEANIFESEIVPVTIPPKRKSQTATILDKDEFPKPETTLESLKKLRPVFTSGGSVTAGNASGLNDGAAAVVITSKDYALQHNIPILASIVSYAKVGVEPSIMGTGPIPAVRAALEKAGWSKDEVDLYELNEAFASQSLACLHDLQLDPTKVNVNGGAIALGHPIGASGCRVLVTLVQSMIRRGAKKGVVSLCIGGGMGIAICLKAS, from the exons ATGGGAGGACTGGCTGATATGCCAGCCGAGGCTCTGGGCTCTATTGTTATATCATCGGCTCTTTCTCGGTGTAAAATAGATCCTAAAGATGTATCTGAGGTTATCATGGGACAG GTTTTAACAGCAGGACAGGGCCAAAACCCTGCCAGAAAAGCTTCAGTTAATGCTGGAATTCCTCTTACGGTTCCAGCACACGGAGTCAGTCTAGTTTGCGGATCTGGCTTAAA AGCAGTTATATCTGGAGCACAGGCAATTAAATGCGGAGATGCTGAAGTGGTAGTTGCTGGAGGACAAGAATCTATGAGCCAATCGCACCATTCCCTTCGCCTCAGAGGAAATTTTGCTCATGGAAACGCTTCTTTTAAAGATACTATGCTAATAGATGGACTCACTGATATTTTCGAAGGCTATCATATGGGAATTACGGCAGAAAACATTGTCGAAAAGTATGGTTTGAGTCGTGAAGCTCAAGATAAATTTGCATATGAATCACAAATGAAAGCGAAAGCAGCAATGGAAGCTAACATATTCGAATCAGAAATTGTGCCTGTTACTATTCCACCTAAAAGGAAGTCACAAACAGCAACAATATTAGATAAAGATGAGTTTCCCAAACCAGAAACGACACtggaatcattaaaaaaattaagacccGTATTCACATCCGGAGGTTCCGTTACTGCTGGAAATGCATCAGGACTTAATGATGGAGCAGCTGCTGTTGTTATCACATCTAAAGATTATGCCTTGCAACACAACATTCCTATTCTTGCATCCATTGTATCCTATGCTAAAGTTGGTGTTGAACCTTCCATTATGGGAACTGGACCTATTCCTGCTGTACGAGCTGCTCTTGAAAAGGCTGGTTGGTCGAAGGATGAAGTTGATCTTTATGAGTTGAATGAAGCATTTGCTTCTCAGTCTTTAGCTTGCCTTCACGATCTGCAGTTGGATCCTACAAAGGTGAACGTTAACGGGGGTGCCATCGCATTGGGACATCCAATTGGTGCTTCAG GATGTCGCGTTTTGGTTACACTTGTCCAATCAATGATCCGCCGAGGAGCAAAGAAAGGAGTCGTTTCACTTTGCATTGGAGGAGGAATGGGTATTGCAATATGCTTAAAGGCTTCTTAA
- the Acat2 gene encoding acetyl-CoA acetyltransferase isoform X1, with product MAKEIVIVSAVRTPIGSFMGGLADMPAEALGSIVISSALSRCKIDPKDVSEVIMGQVLTAGQGQNPARKASVNAGIPLTVPAHGVSLVCGSGLKAVISGAQAIKCGDAEVVVAGGQESMSQSHHSLRLRGNFAHGNASFKDTMLIDGLTDIFEGYHMGITAENIVEKYGLSREAQDKFAYESQMKAKAAMEANIFESEIVPVTIPPKRKSQTATILDKDEFPKPETTLESLKKLRPVFTSGGSVTAGNASGLNDGAAAVVITSKDYALQHNIPILASIVSYAKVGVEPSIMGTGPIPAVRAALEKAGWSKDEVDLYELNEAFASQSLACLHDLQLDPTKVNVNGGAIALGHPIGASGCRVLVTLVQSMIRRGAKKGVVSLCIGGGMGIAICLKAS from the exons ATGGCCAAAGAAATTGTGATTGTGTCTGCTGTTCGTACTCCAATCG GCTCATTCATGGGAGGACTGGCTGATATGCCAGCCGAGGCTCTGGGCTCTATTGTTATATCATCGGCTCTTTCTCGGTGTAAAATAGATCCTAAAGATGTATCTGAGGTTATCATGGGACAG GTTTTAACAGCAGGACAGGGCCAAAACCCTGCCAGAAAAGCTTCAGTTAATGCTGGAATTCCTCTTACGGTTCCAGCACACGGAGTCAGTCTAGTTTGCGGATCTGGCTTAAA AGCAGTTATATCTGGAGCACAGGCAATTAAATGCGGAGATGCTGAAGTGGTAGTTGCTGGAGGACAAGAATCTATGAGCCAATCGCACCATTCCCTTCGCCTCAGAGGAAATTTTGCTCATGGAAACGCTTCTTTTAAAGATACTATGCTAATAGATGGACTCACTGATATTTTCGAAGGCTATCATATGGGAATTACGGCAGAAAACATTGTCGAAAAGTATGGTTTGAGTCGTGAAGCTCAAGATAAATTTGCATATGAATCACAAATGAAAGCGAAAGCAGCAATGGAAGCTAACATATTCGAATCAGAAATTGTGCCTGTTACTATTCCACCTAAAAGGAAGTCACAAACAGCAACAATATTAGATAAAGATGAGTTTCCCAAACCAGAAACGACACtggaatcattaaaaaaattaagacccGTATTCACATCCGGAGGTTCCGTTACTGCTGGAAATGCATCAGGACTTAATGATGGAGCAGCTGCTGTTGTTATCACATCTAAAGATTATGCCTTGCAACACAACATTCCTATTCTTGCATCCATTGTATCCTATGCTAAAGTTGGTGTTGAACCTTCCATTATGGGAACTGGACCTATTCCTGCTGTACGAGCTGCTCTTGAAAAGGCTGGTTGGTCGAAGGATGAAGTTGATCTTTATGAGTTGAATGAAGCATTTGCTTCTCAGTCTTTAGCTTGCCTTCACGATCTGCAGTTGGATCCTACAAAGGTGAACGTTAACGGGGGTGCCATCGCATTGGGACATCCAATTGGTGCTTCAG GATGTCGCGTTTTGGTTACACTTGTCCAATCAATGATCCGCCGAGGAGCAAAGAAAGGAGTCGTTTCACTTTGCATTGGAGGAGGAATGGGTATTGCAATATGCTTAAAGGCTTCTTAA